The Erigeron canadensis isolate Cc75 chromosome 4, C_canadensis_v1, whole genome shotgun sequence genome window below encodes:
- the LOC122598529 gene encoding uncharacterized protein LOC122598529 — MYFDYKSKTFQSIGDYGAMYKSLLGSLIGDVPQYYESWDDVPESLRDNILEEIQRWFAMDQYLELDEDDPTRKAAKQAFRADAASIYRQRKSKFKSQHFTARGV, encoded by the exons ATGTACTTCGATTACAAATCAAAGACCTTTCAGTCGATCGGGGACTACGGGGCTATGTACAAATCTTTGTTAGGCTCATTGATCGGAGATGTCCCCCAGTACTACGAGTCATGGGACGATGTGCCTGAGTCTCTGAGGGACAATATCTTGGAGGAAATACAG CGCTGGTTTGCGATGGACCAGTACTTAGAGCTTGATGAGGACGACCCCACCCGGAAGGCAGCAAAACAGGCTTTCCGTGCTGATGCAGCTAGCATATATAGGCAGagaaagtcaaaattcaaatctcAGCATTTTACAGCACGGGGGGTGTAG